The sequence TTCAAATTTTGAAAGCTAAAACAGATTGCATAAGCTTCGCTCGTAAGCGATCACGTGTATCTTCATCGATGCCCCAATAAGTGTTTCCTTGTTCATCACGGAGCTTACGCATGGATAGGCTTGTCATATAGCTTCCATAATGCAGGACAACTACTTTCATTGCTTCTGGCTCACCCTTATTTGCAGCTAAAATAATTGGGTACGGCAATAAACC comes from Bacillus andreraoultii and encodes:
- a CDS encoding helix-turn-helix domain-containing protein: MNGMNNSNIENNERGLLPYPIILAANKGEPEAMKVVVLHYGSYMTSLSMRKLRDEQGNTYWGIDEDTRDRLRAKLMQSVLAFKI